The following coding sequences are from one Daphnia magna isolate NIES unplaced genomic scaffold, ASM2063170v1.1 Dm_contigs021, whole genome shotgun sequence window:
- the LOC116923213 gene encoding uncharacterized protein LOC116923213 — translation MRNCVRKTDREKPPSGVIERAIDVVLTEGRGITEVGEMFQIPRRSLARYVDKNKNELPCKQKYGYSKIRQVFTDEEEAILVKYLHRAADIYFGLSPLDVRKLAFQLATKMNIKIPLSWTAKCLAGPDWFSSFLKRHNTLSIRKPKATSLARTSSFNKHNCDAFFDNYEKPQGRLCYLNSRPLTLKLMSSRKASQQSGKKRSQEKRIIFPRMRRALFDH, via the exons ATGAGGAACTGTGTACGAAAAACTGACAGGGAAAAACCGCCTAGTGGGGTTATCGAAAGAGCAATTGATGTTGTTCTTACAGAAGGAAGAGGAATAACTGAGGTGGGAGAAATGTTTCAGATTCCCAGAAGAAGTCTTGCTAGATACGTAGACAAGAATAAGAATGAGCTACcctgtaaacaaaaatatggtTATTCAAAGATTCGTCAG GTTTTCACAGATGAGGAGGAGGCTATACTAGTGAAATATTTGCATCGAGCAGCAGATATTTATTTTGGATTGTCACCACTGGACGTTAGGAAGCTAGCATTTCAATTGGCCACCAAAATGAACATCAAAATTCCCTTGTCGTGGACTGCAAAATGCTTAGCTGGCCCTGACTGGTTTAGCTCATTTCTTAAGAGACATAATACTTTGTCAATTAGGAAACCCAAGGCTACCTCCTTGGCAAGAACATCATCTTTCAACAAACACAACTGCGACGCCTTTTTTGACAATTACGAGAAGCCGCAAGGAAGATTGTGTTATCTGAACAGCCGCCCTCTAACTCTAAAGCTGATGAGTTCAAGAAAAGCAAGCCAGCAAagcgggaaaaaaagaagtcaagaaaaaagaatcatttttCCCAGAATGCGGAGGGCGTTATTCGACCACTAA